One window of the Crassaminicella thermophila genome contains the following:
- a CDS encoding Lrp/AsnC family transcriptional regulator: protein MDATDLKILEILQKNGRISMKDLGNLVGLTSPAVTERVRRLEENGIITGYKAIINPQKLGKKIQAFIDISLDRDKYKSFLDFAEKTSSIIECHHITGGDCMTLKVMVQNMEELEILIDAIKKIGNTQTSIILSTPIENKIIL from the coding sequence ATGGATGCTACTGATTTAAAAATTTTAGAGATATTACAGAAAAATGGTCGTATCTCTATGAAAGATCTAGGAAATTTGGTAGGATTAACTTCTCCTGCCGTAACAGAAAGAGTTAGAAGATTAGAAGAAAATGGCATCATTACAGGCTATAAAGCCATAATAAACCCACAGAAACTTGGTAAAAAAATCCAAGCTTTTATAGATATCTCTCTAGATCGAGATAAGTATAAAAGCTTCTTAGATTTTGCCGAGAAAACAAGCAGCATCATTGAATGCCATCATATAACTGGTGGTGATTGCATGACCTTAAAGGTTATGGTTCAAAATATGGAAGAACTAGAAATTTTAATTGATGCTATAAAAAAAATAGGCAATACTCAAACTTCTATCATTCT